One window of Magallana gigas chromosome 2, xbMagGiga1.1, whole genome shotgun sequence genomic DNA carries:
- the LOC117690651 gene encoding uncharacterized protein produces the protein MAFVDERIQEYFFNGYDNNEIIFLLWSNHNVKISCRHLKRRLARLNLRRRRYSLDMAIRAIQEEMMFSGQTLGCRSMKRRLLQKHGIFIGRDDVLCLLRIIDPDGVDLRASHCLTRRMYLNNGPNYLIHVDGYDKLKPFGFAIHGAMCGFSRRILWLQVARTNNDPCVVASYFLKYLEEINSAPRCVRLDAGTENIYIEDIQKSFRWYHDDDMCGEKSVIIGRSMSNQRIERWWRTLREMGISFWIHLFKDMEDQGMFSLANNEHIECLRFCFMRIIQQELDQIKMEWNNHYIRAQRRYDDDGSLPGKPDMMFFHPEIFGAVDYKFPVDICDVLEFQRLFPSPSPRGCCEDYAAYFDHLLLDGGRTFPQTIEKAIEALNYLVEKL, from the exons ATGGCGTTTGTTGACGAAAGGATTCAAGAGTATTTTTTTAACGGATATGATAATAACGAAATAATATTCCTTCTTTGGAGTAATCATAATGTGAAAATAAG ctGCAGGCATTTGAAAAGGCGTTTGGCCAGACTAAATCTGAGAAGACGGAGATACAGCCTGGATATGGCAATTAGAGCCATTCAG GAGGAAATGATGTTCAGTGGTCAGACTCTTGGATGTCGCTCGATGAAACGGAGACTTCTTCAGAAACATGGAATCTTTATAGGAAG GGATGACGTTTTGTGTTTATTGAGAATAATCGATCCTGATGGAGTTGATCTGAGAGCGAGTCACTGCTTGACAAGAAGAATGTATCTAAACAATGGACCAAATTATCTTATACATGTTGATGGATACGACAAATTAAAGCCATTTGGTTTCGCTATTCATGGTGCGATGTGTGG attttcaaggCGAATATTGTGGCTTCAAGTTGCAAGAACGAACAATGACCCTTGTGTTGTAGCTTCATATTTCTTGAAATACCTGGAGGAAATAAACA GTGCTCCAAGGTGCGTGAGACTTGATGCTGGAactgaaaatatatacattgagGACATTCAAAAATCTTTTCGTTGGTACCATGATGATGACATGTGTGGAGAAAAGAGTGTTATCATAGGAAGATCAATGTCTAACCAG AGAATAGAACGCTGGTGGAGAACACTGAGAGAGATGGGCATTTCCTTCTGGATACACTTGTTCAAAGATATGGAAGACCAAGGGATGTTTTCATTGGCAAATAACGAGCACAT AGAATGCCTTCGTTTCTGCTTTATGAGAATAATACAGCAAGAActtgatcaaataaaaatggaatgGAATAACCATTATATTAGAGCACAAAGACGCTATGATGATGATGGAAGTCTTCCAGGAAAACCAGATATGATGTTTTTCCACCCGGAAATTTTTG GTGCTGTAGATTATAAATTTCCAGTGGATATTTGTGATGTGCTAGAGTTTCAAAGACTATTTCCAAGTCCAAGCCCGAGAGGATGTTGTGAGGACTACGCAGCATACTTCGATCATTTGCTTTTAGATGGTGGGAGAACTTTTCCACAGACCATTGAAAAGGCCATCGAGGCTTTGAATTACTTGGTTGAAAAGCTCTAA
- the LOC117681657 gene encoding chymotrypsin-like serine proteinase isoform X1 yields the protein MWPWVYKQVSVSPTSSHRAQCVTMKTTAVFLCLLGLAVAVPTLFQPAKEILRSSVSRIAHPMDEVESRVVGGQTASTGEWPWQVSLQIGTSHICGGSLISTTRVLTAAHCVEAYVNQPTRYSVEAGITRVSANGETRTVTKVNLHPQYSGSSAGFPNDIAVLELSSPIPLGSTIALATLASNNEDFLSGTQNCWITGWGRTNVGTSGSTSNSLMEAKMNNIANTECSNRWSGVSGASIFSSHICLYEEGKSACSGDSGGPYVCEKNGVWIQAGVTSWGISTCSGTYPSVYTRVSSYSSWIQNFL from the exons ATGTGGCCGTGGGTATATAAACAAGTGTCCGTTTCTCCAACATCATCTCACAGAGCCCAGTGTGTGACCATGAAGACAACCGCCGTATTCCTCTGCCTGCTCGGTTTGGCCG TTGCTGTGCCCACGTTGTTTCAACCTGCCAAGGAGATCCTGAGGTCGTCTGTCAGCAGAATCGCGCATCCGATGGATGAG GTGGAGTCCCGTGTGGTGGGGGGTCAGACCGCTAGCACCGGGGAGTGGCCGTGGCAGGTGTCCCTCCAGATCGGTACCTCCCACATCTGTGGGGGCTCACTGATCTCAACCACCCGGGTCCTGACAGCGGCCCACTGTGTGGAGGCTTACGT AAACCAGCCCACCAGATACAGCGTCGAGGCTGGTATCACAAGGGTCAGCGCCAATGGAGAAACAAGAACCGTCACCAAGGTCAACTTG CACCCCCAGTACAGCGGGTCTAGTGCCGGATTCCCCAATGACATCGCTGTCCTGGAGCTGAGCTCCCCCATTCCCCTGGGCTCTACCATTGCCCTGGCGACCCTCGCCTCAAACAACGAAGATTTCCTCTCTGGAACACAGAACTGCTGGATTACTGGATGGGGTCGCACCAATGTCGGAA CATCCGGATCTACCTCAAACTCTCTGATGGAAGCAAAGATGAACAACATTGCTAACACTGAATGCTCCAACAGATGGAGCGGTGTTTCAGGTGCAAGCATTTTCAGCAGCCATATTTGTTTGTACGAGGAAGGAAAATCAGCTTGCAGT gGTGACAGCGGCGGACCCTATGTTTGCGAGAAAAACGGTGTATGGATCCAGGCTGGAGTGACGTCATGGGGCATCAGCACGTGCTCCGGAACTTACCCCAGTGTCTACACCCGGGTGTCCAGCTACAGCAGCTGGATTCAAAACTTCTTGTAA
- the LOC117681657 gene encoding chymotrypsin-like serine proteinase isoform X2, whose product MKTTAVFLCLLGLAVAVPTLFQPAKEILRSPVSRISHPMDEAESRVVGGQTAGTGEWPWQVSLQIGTSHICGGSLISTTRVLTAAHCVEAYVNQPTRYSVEAGITRVSANGETRTVTKVNLHPQYSGSSAGFPNDIAVLELSSPIPLGSTIALATLASNNEDFLSGTQNCWITGWGRTNVGTSGSTSNSLMEAKMNNIANTECSNRWSGVSGASIFSSHICLYEEGKSACSGDSGGPYVCEKNGVWIQAGVTSWGISTCSGTYPSVYTRVSSYSSWIQNFL is encoded by the exons ATGAAGACAACCGCCGTATTCCTCTGCCTGCTCGGTTTGGCCG TTGCTGTGCCCACATTGTTTCAACCTGCCAAGGAGATCCTGAGGTCGCCTGTCAGCAGAATCTCGCACCCGATGGATGAG GCGGAGTCCCGTGTGGTGGGGGGTCAGACCGCTGGCACCGGGGAGTGGCCGTGGCAGGTGTCCCTCCAGATCGGTACCTCCCATATCTGTGGGGGCTCACTGATCTCAACCACCCGGGTCCTGACAGCGGCCCACTGTGTGGAGGCTTACGT AAACCAGCCCACCAGATACAGCGTCGAGGCTGGTATCACAAGGGTCAGCGCCAATGGAGAAACAAGAACCGTCACCAAGGTCAACTTG CACCCCCAGTACAGCGGGTCTAGTGCCGGATTCCCCAATGACATCGCTGTCCTGGAGCTGAGCTCCCCCATTCCCCTGGGCTCTACCATTGCCCTGGCGACCCTCGCCTCAAACAACGAAGATTTCCTCTCTGGAACACAGAACTGCTGGATTACTGGATGGGGTCGCACCAATGTCGGAA cATCCGGATCTACCTCAAACTCTCTGATGGAAGCAAAGATGAACAACATTGCTAACACTGAATGCTCTAACAGATGGAGCGGTGTTTCAGGTGCAAGCATTTTCAGCAGCCATATTTGTTTGTACGAGGAAGGAAAATCAGCTTGCAGT GGTGACAGCGGCGGACCCTATGTTTGCGAGAAAAACGGTGTATGGATCCAGGCTGGAGTGACGTCATGGGGCATCAGCACGTGCTCCGGAACTTACCCCAGTGTCTACACCCGGGTGTCCAGCTACAGCAGCTGGATTCAAAACTTCTTGTAA
- the LOC117681657 gene encoding chymotrypsin-like serine proteinase isoform X4, giving the protein MSELGSFVNEVILDIFHFIDFNCTSFTIAVPTLFQPAKEILRSPVSRISHPMDEAESRVVGGQTAGTGEWPWQVSLQIGTSHICGGSLISTTRVLTAAHCVEAYVNQPTRYSVEAGITRVSANGETRTVTKVNLHPQYSGSSAGFPNDIAVLELSSPIPLGSTIALATLASNNEDFLSGTQNCWITGWGRTNVGTSGSTSNSLMEAKMNNIANTECSNRWSGVSGASIFSSHICLYEEGKSACSGDSGGPYVCEKNGVWIQAGVTSWGISTCSGTYPSVYTRVSSYSSWIQNFL; this is encoded by the exons ATGAGTGAATTGGgatcatttgtcaatgaagttatcttggatattttccatttcatcgatttcaactgtacttctttcacaa TTGCTGTGCCCACATTGTTTCAACCTGCCAAGGAGATCCTGAGGTCGCCTGTCAGCAGAATCTCGCACCCGATGGATGAG GCGGAGTCCCGTGTGGTGGGGGGTCAGACCGCTGGCACCGGGGAGTGGCCGTGGCAGGTGTCCCTCCAGATCGGTACCTCCCATATCTGTGGGGGCTCACTGATCTCAACCACCCGGGTCCTGACAGCGGCCCACTGTGTGGAGGCTTACGT AAACCAGCCCACCAGATACAGCGTCGAGGCTGGTATCACAAGGGTCAGCGCCAATGGAGAAACAAGAACCGTCACCAAGGTCAACTTG CACCCCCAGTACAGCGGGTCTAGTGCCGGATTCCCCAATGACATCGCTGTCCTGGAGCTGAGCTCCCCCATTCCCCTGGGCTCTACCATTGCCCTGGCGACCCTCGCCTCAAACAACGAAGATTTCCTCTCTGGAACACAGAACTGCTGGATTACTGGATGGGGTCGCACCAATGTCGGAA cATCCGGATCTACCTCAAACTCTCTGATGGAAGCAAAGATGAACAACATTGCTAACACTGAATGCTCTAACAGATGGAGCGGTGTTTCAGGTGCAAGCATTTTCAGCAGCCATATTTGTTTGTACGAGGAAGGAAAATCAGCTTGCAGT GGTGACAGCGGCGGACCCTATGTTTGCGAGAAAAACGGTGTATGGATCCAGGCTGGAGTGACGTCATGGGGCATCAGCACGTGCTCCGGAACTTACCCCAGTGTCTACACCCGGGTGTCCAGCTACAGCAGCTGGATTCAAAACTTCTTGTAA
- the LOC117681657 gene encoding chymotrypsin-like serine proteinase isoform X5 has translation MKTTAVFLCLLGLTVAVPTLFQPAKEILRSPVSRISHPMDEAESRVVGGQTAGTGEWPWQVSLQIGTSHICGGSLISTTRVLTAAHCVEAYVNQPTRYSVEAGITRVSANGETRTVTKVNLHPQYSGSSAGFPNDIAVLELSSPIPLGSTIALATLASNNEDFLSGTQNCWITGWGRTNVGTSGSTSNSLMEAKMNNIANTECSNRWSGVSGASIFSSHICLYEEGKSACSGDSGGPYVCEKNGVWIQAGVTSWGISTCSGTYPSVYTRVSSYSSWIQNFL, from the exons ATGAAGACAACCGCCGTATTCCTCTGCCTGCTCGGCTTGACCG TTGCTGTGCCCACATTGTTTCAACCTGCCAAGGAGATCCTGAGGTCGCCTGTCAGCAGAATCTCGCACCCGATGGATGAG GCGGAGTCCCGTGTGGTGGGGGGTCAGACCGCTGGCACCGGGGAGTGGCCGTGGCAGGTGTCCCTCCAGATCGGTACCTCCCATATCTGTGGGGGCTCACTGATCTCAACCACCCGGGTCCTGACAGCGGCCCACTGTGTGGAGGCTTACGT AAACCAGCCCACCAGATACAGCGTCGAGGCTGGTATCACAAGGGTCAGCGCCAATGGAGAAACAAGAACCGTCACCAAGGTCAACTTG CACCCCCAGTACAGCGGGTCTAGTGCCGGATTCCCCAATGACATCGCTGTCCTGGAGCTGAGCTCCCCCATTCCCCTGGGCTCTACCATTGCCCTGGCGACCCTCGCCTCAAACAACGAAGATTTCCTCTCTGGAACACAGAACTGCTGGATTACTGGATGGGGTCGCACCAATGTCGGAA cATCCGGATCTACCTCAAACTCTCTGATGGAAGCAAAGATGAACAACATTGCTAACACTGAATGCTCTAACAGATGGAGCGGTGTTTCAGGTGCAAGCATTTTCAGCAGCCATATTTGTTTGTACGAGGAAGGAAAATCAGCTTGCAGT GGTGACAGCGGCGGACCCTATGTTTGCGAGAAAAACGGTGTATGGATCCAGGCTGGAGTGACGTCATGGGGCATCAGCACGTGCTCCGGAACTTACCCCAGTGTCTACACCCGGGTGTCCAGCTACAGCAGCTGGATTCAAAACTTCTTGTAA